The region CCTGCTCGCATCACCGAGCTTCGCCGACAACTTGCCGTCTCTGGGTGACGCCAGCTCGTCCATTGTCTCGCCCCAACAAGAGTACCAACTGGGCCGAGCCTGGCTAAGCATGCTGCGCGGCCAGGTTTCGCAACTCAACGACCCGCAGCTCAAGGATTACGTCGAAACCAGCGTTTACAAGCTGGTTGAAACCAGCCAGGTTCAGGATCGGCGCCTGGAATTCATCCTGATCAACAGCCCGCAACTCAACGCGTTTGCAGCGCCAGGCGGGATCATCGGGGTCAATGGCGGTTTGTTTCTCAATGCCCAGACCGAAGGTGAATACGCTTCGGTCATGGCTCACGAACTGGCTCACTTGTCACAACGGCACTTTGCGCGGGGCGTAGAAGCCCAACAACGCATGCAGTTGCCAATGATGGCGGCCTTGCTCGCAGGCATTATCGTGGCAGCCTCGGGCGCAGGTGACGCCGGGATCGCCGCCATTGCCGGGACACAGGCAGCAGCCATGCAAGAGCAACGGCGTTTCTCGCGCCAAAATGAGCAAGAGGCTGACCGGATCGGCATTCTCAATCTGGAAAAAGCCGGCTACGACCCACGCTCCATGCCCACCATGTTCGAGCGCCTGATGCGCCAGTACCGCTTCGACGGCCGGCCGCCGGAGTTTCTGCTGACTCACCCGGTCACTGAGTCGCGGATCGCCGATACCCGCAACCGTGCCGAACAGGCACGCTCCGGCGGCACCGAAGACAGCCTGCGCTATCAATTGATCCGTGCCAGGGTGCAACTCAACTATGAGGATACCCCGGGGCTGGCCGCCAAGCGCTTCCGCGTGCAGCTCGATGAAAACCCGAAAAACGATGTGGCGCGCTATGGCCTGGCGATTGCCCAAATCAAAGGCAGTCAATTCAAGGAAGCCCGCGAAAATCTCAAGACCTTGCTGGACAAGGCGCCTAACGACATCACCTATAACCTGGCGCAGATTGAGCTGGACATGGCCAACAACCGCCTGGCTGAAGCCCAGCAGCGGATCGACAGAATGCGCACCCTGTACCCGGGCAACTACCCGCTCAATCAGGCCCGGGTCGACCTGTTGCTCAAGCAGAACCGCCCAAAAGACGCCGAGAAGGCGCTCGACGCCCTGCTCAAAAGCCGCCCCGATGATCCGGATGTCTGGTACATGGTTGCCGAAACTCGCGGCCTGTCAGGCAACATCATCGGCCTGCATCAGGCCCGGGCCGAATACTTCGCCCTGGTGGGTGACTATTCTCAGGCCATCAAGCATCTGGACTTTGCGAAAAAGCTCACCAGCAACTTCCAGCTCTCATCCCGCCTGGATGCCCGTCAACGAGAATTGATGGACCAGGAGCGATCCATCAAAGAGATGATGAACTGACCCCGACTCCCCGGCTGGCGCCGCCGGGGTTGACCGTCAGGCATTGCCCGCCAGCTTCAAACGTGCGGCCTGGGTAAAGTCCAGCATGCGCTTGAGGGGGCGAACGGCGTGAGGCACCAACGCCGGATCAACGAAAATCTCGTTACTGCCGGTTTTCAGACACTCCAGCGTGCGCTCAAGCGTGTTCATGGCCATCCACGGGCAATGGGCGCAACTGCGGCAGGC is a window of Pseudomonas taetrolens DNA encoding:
- a CDS encoding M48 family metalloprotease → MTFLRPTLLTLACLLASPSFADNLPSLGDASSSIVSPQQEYQLGRAWLSMLRGQVSQLNDPQLKDYVETSVYKLVETSQVQDRRLEFILINSPQLNAFAAPGGIIGVNGGLFLNAQTEGEYASVMAHELAHLSQRHFARGVEAQQRMQLPMMAALLAGIIVAASGAGDAGIAAIAGTQAAAMQEQRRFSRQNEQEADRIGILNLEKAGYDPRSMPTMFERLMRQYRFDGRPPEFLLTHPVTESRIADTRNRAEQARSGGTEDSLRYQLIRARVQLNYEDTPGLAAKRFRVQLDENPKNDVARYGLAIAQIKGSQFKEARENLKTLLDKAPNDITYNLAQIELDMANNRLAEAQQRIDRMRTLYPGNYPLNQARVDLLLKQNRPKDAEKALDALLKSRPDDPDVWYMVAETRGLSGNIIGLHQARAEYFALVGDYSQAIKHLDFAKKLTSNFQLSSRLDARQRELMDQERSIKEMMN